One window of Nicotiana tomentosiformis chromosome 11, ASM39032v3, whole genome shotgun sequence genomic DNA carries:
- the LOC104093156 gene encoding sodium transporter HKT1-like — protein sequence MSSLSYFGKKLQHLCSTIFLYLACLCRSTCFLISCLHKSILLRVNKIFVQIFYFIFISLFGFCILRILKPRSVDFTPRNLDLFFISVSSVTVSSMSTVEMEVFSNSQLILITFLMFIGGEIFTSMVGLHLIRSKFKPWRKDSKIESVISSTTTSPRNSDFNDDIVLDIVVIPDSPKPKSENDEFQDDFGSSDKQTLKYQSIKFLGFVTLVYLLVINIIGVSSVLVYLACVSSARDVLRNKGLKTFTFAIFTVVSTLASCGFVPTNENMMVFSKNSGLLLILIPQVLFGNTLYPACLRLCIKFLGKFSKKREAKYLLKHSREIRHLHLFPSQHSRLLVVTVFGFILIQLIMFCSLEWKSSSLIGLNSYQKIVGSLFQVVNARHTGETIVDISTVAPAILVVFIVMMYLPPYTSFIPVKGAEETPEETVGEKQGRGKVAENLILSQLSYIIFFIVLICITERKRTKDDPFNFNVLNITLEVVSAYGNVGFTTGYSCDRMINRDTTCKNKTYGFVGKWSDEGKLILIIVMFFGRLKKFNMQGGKAWKLL from the exons ATGAGTAGCTTATCTTATTTCGGAAAGAAGCTACAACATCTTTGTAGCACAATATTTTTGTATCTGGCTTGTTTGTGTAGATCAACATGCTTCCTCATTTCTTGCCTCCACAAATCCATTCTTCTCAGAGTGAACAAAATTTTCGTacaaatattttacttcattttcatATCTCTTTTTGGTTTTTGTATTCTCAGAATCTTGAAGCCAAGGAGTGTTGATTTTACACCTAGGAATTTAGACTTGTTCTTCATTTCTGTTTCTTCAGTAACTGTCTCAAGCATGTCCACTGTAGAAATGGAAGTCTTTTCCAATTCCCAACTCATTCTTATTACATTTTTAATGTTCATAGGTGGTGAAATCTTCACTTCTATGGTTGGGCTTCATTTAATTAGGTCCAAGTTCAAGCCATGGAGAAAAGATAGCAAAATTGAGTCAGTAATTAGTAGTACTACCACTTCTCCAAGAAACTCAGATTTTAATGATGATATTGTGTTGGACATTGTTGTAATACCTGACTCCCCAAAACCAAAGTCAGAAAATGATGAATTTCAAGATGATTTTGGATCATCAGATAAACAAACTCTCAAGTACCAATCTATCAAATTCCTAGGGTTTGTAACATTAGTTTATCTTCTAGTCATCAACATTATTGGTGTCTCATCAGTTCTAGTTTATCTAGCTTGTGTTTCAAGTGCAAGAGATGTACTAAGAAACAAGGGGCTAAAAACCTTCACTTTTGCTATTTTTACAGTTGTCTCAACGTTGGCTAGCTGTGGTTTTGTTCCAACGAACGAAAACATGATGGTATTTAGCAAGAACTCAGGTCTTCTTTTGATTCTAATCCCTCAAGTCCTATTTGGAAACACATTATATCCAGCATGTTTGAGACTTTGTATTAAGTTCTTGGGAAAATTCTCTAAGAAAAGAGAAGCTAAATATTTGTTGAAGCATTCAAGAGAAATAAGACATCTCCACTTGTTTCCTAGCCAACATTCAAGATTATTAGTGGTCACAGTGTTTGGATTCATCTTGATCCAATTGATTATGTTTTGCTCTTTGGAGTGGAAATCTTCTTCTCTCATTGGACTAAATAGCTACCAGAAAATAGTGGGATCGTTATTTCAAGTTGTGAATGCAAGACACACCGGTGAAACCATTGTTGATATCTCCACTGTTGCCCCAGCCATTTTGGTGGTATTCATAGTAATGAT GTATCTTCCTCCATATACATCATTTATACCAGTTAAAGGTGCTGAAGAAACCCCAGAAGAGACTGTGGGAGAAAAACAAGGAAGAGGAAAAGTTGCAGAAAATCTCATACTTTCCCAACTTTCTTATATAATCTTCTTCATTGTTCTAATTTGCATCACAGAAAGGAAACGGACGAAGGATGACCCATTCAACTTTAATGTGTTGAATATCACTCTTGAAGTCGTAAG TGCATATGGAAATGTTGGTTTCACAACAGGATATAGTTGTGATCGGATGATAAACAGAGATACAACTTGTAAGAATAAAACGTATGGATTTGTAGGGAAATGGAGTGATGAAGGTAAATTAATTCTCATTATTGTCATGTTTTTCGGAAGATTGAAGAAGTTCAATATGCAAGGGGGAAAAGCATGGAAGCTCTTGTAA
- the LOC138901226 gene encoding uncharacterized mitochondrial protein AtMg00860-like, whose amino-acid sequence MAPAELKKLKEQLHELLDKGFIRPSMSFWGAPVLFVKKKDVFIDDILVYSCSKHAQHLRIILQQLGEEKLYAKFSKYEFWLSSVAFLGHVVSSEEIKVDPNKIEAVQSWSRKSSTTEIRRFLGLASYYRCFVESFSSIAVPLTKVT is encoded by the exons atggcaccagctgagttgaagaaattgaaagagcagcttcatgaacttcttgataagggatttattaggcctagcaTGTCgttttggggtgcaccggttctgtttgtgaagaagaaggatg tattcattgatgatatcctggtgtactcatgtagcaagcatgcccagcatttgaggattataTTACAGCAGCtgggggaggagaagctttatgccaagttctccaagtatgagttttggcttagttcggtagcGTTCTTGGGACATGTCGTGTCCAGTGAggagattaaggtggatccaaataagatagaggcagttcagagttggtccaGAAAGTCCtcaactactgagattcggagatttcttggcttggccagttattatcgttGCTTCGTGGAGAGTTTCTCGTCAATTGCAGTGCCTTTAACCAAAGTGAcgtag